The Verrucomicrobium spinosum DSM 4136 = JCM 18804 genome includes a region encoding these proteins:
- a CDS encoding HAD family hydrolase has product MKAFIFDLDGTLIDSLADLAEAINRMLEARGYPRQPLGVFPKYVGDGVRALVERALPPEMLATEDIEARVNEYQKHYHDTWKSETRPYVGIEEALQGLHERGMKLAVLSNKPHDFTLLCCKHFFPDTPFEIVLGARSGVPKKPDPAGAFEICKTLGVEPSECAYVGDSGIDMQLAVNAGMLAVGVKWGFRGETELRENGAAEIVTTPDDIVCLVSGVC; this is encoded by the coding sequence ATGAAAGCTTTCATCTTCGACCTGGACGGCACCCTCATTGATTCTCTGGCAGACTTGGCAGAAGCCATCAACCGCATGCTAGAGGCCCGTGGCTACCCACGGCAACCTCTCGGGGTCTTCCCTAAATACGTCGGAGACGGCGTCCGGGCGCTCGTAGAACGCGCCCTACCCCCAGAAATGCTCGCTACCGAGGACATAGAGGCCCGTGTCAACGAGTACCAGAAGCACTACCACGACACCTGGAAGAGTGAAACCCGCCCCTACGTGGGCATTGAAGAAGCCCTCCAGGGACTGCACGAACGAGGCATGAAGCTCGCAGTTCTCTCCAACAAGCCCCACGATTTCACACTTCTCTGCTGCAAACACTTCTTCCCGGACACACCCTTCGAGATCGTGCTGGGGGCCCGTTCCGGCGTGCCCAAGAAACCAGACCCCGCAGGCGCATTTGAGATCTGCAAGACCCTCGGTGTAGAACCTTCCGAATGCGCCTACGTCGGCGACTCAGGGATCGACATGCAACTCGCGGTGAATGCCGGCATGCTCGCCGTCGGTGTCAAATGGGGCTTCCGCGGCGAGACCGAACTTCGCGAAAATGGTGCCGCAGAGATTGTGACCACGCCCGATGATATTGTGTGCCTGGTCAGCGGGGTATGCTGA
- a CDS encoding RNA pyrophosphohydrolase gives MAAPFPDVHSASQAKAETGSSVPAAEAKVVPPVIYRPNVAAIILNMDNSMLVAQRSGLRSAWQFPQGGVDPGEGLEEALFREVEEEVGIRPENIQLLDRKGGYRYDFPKGRLKYGIYGGQEQVYYLCRFLGKDRDINLDTEHREFDRWRWIKPEKFDMEWVPRFKRDVYLRVFRDFFGMEK, from the coding sequence ATGGCTGCGCCTTTTCCAGATGTCCATTCTGCAAGTCAGGCGAAGGCCGAGACGGGCAGTAGTGTGCCTGCGGCTGAGGCGAAGGTCGTGCCGCCGGTGATTTACCGCCCTAACGTGGCGGCCATCATTCTCAACATGGACAATTCCATGCTTGTGGCTCAACGCTCCGGTCTCCGGAGCGCCTGGCAGTTCCCTCAAGGAGGGGTGGACCCCGGCGAAGGCCTGGAAGAGGCTCTCTTTCGTGAAGTGGAGGAGGAAGTGGGGATCCGACCGGAGAATATACAGCTCCTTGACCGTAAAGGGGGCTACCGCTACGATTTTCCCAAGGGGCGTCTCAAGTACGGAATCTACGGAGGGCAGGAGCAGGTTTATTACCTGTGTCGTTTCCTTGGTAAGGACCGGGACATCAATCTCGATACAGAACACCGCGAGTTTGACCGCTGGCGGTGGATCAAGCCGGAGAAGTTTGACATGGAGTGGGTGCCGCGCTTCAAGCGCGACGTCTATCTGCGTGTGTTTCGAGACTTTTTTGGAATGGAGAAGTAG